One part of the Thiomicrospira cyclica ALM1 genome encodes these proteins:
- a CDS encoding CDP-glycerol glycerophosphotransferase family protein, with product MKTSFYLYSSIAMAKLKRWKHAAKLIEHYLDRQNTISDKDLYRAGVYCFNAKNYNAAATHLEKAYQIKPTEVRALLWADALKFAKKTHAAENVCRQFIELKPKSFLTIFKLATLLRKQKKWWQEIDTLQNGLAIQPKRPKRWYQLGEALEAMNRFQQAAEAYGEAIERKKDTPPAEWYYRQGYCYAQEGHDGPPNPDAAHRAYQQAIEADTQHVAQRFGIGVFHQARGYWPQAAEAYAQQLNTNPQDPELTYKLGMAHDRCYNWAKAALNYQVAIDLQQQQSLDPNPYWFYRLGFVFERLGEGYQSQAIEAYQRANATSEEHRPYWHYRIGYIFNQQGQYQQAAEAFLQTRETQTLPPEESTEASDHQQQINELEKALAQDTTDHQAWYKLGNAYERMQNWPKAAEAYQHALDRQNDHTPEWYYRLGYVLTQAESYQAASEALRETRILQKPYGVPEGAYARDAGFKLASDFTEYYEALELKPDTILFESFNGVSMSCNPYAIFVAMQNDPAYTNWKYIWVVNDTNPPPKEYKKQKNIVFVKKDSDLYLRYLAKCSYLVNNSTYPPYFIRKEGQKYLNTWHGTPWKTLGKDIKNNFMEHKNTQRNFLHATHILSPNTHTTWVLRERYDIEGLYTGKFAETGYPRIDLTLNMDESRKTSLQEKLGLDPNKKTILYAPTWRGTLGSVELEVEKLINEINALKHPDINLLFRGHYFVESAAYENDLGNLVVPQEVNTNELLGIIDVLVTDYSSIAFDFMVTGKPIIYYLEDYEQYKQERGLYFEADKLPGEVAYDIKELKNRVQAQLTTNEKHANYPQAQQDFTPNETGRVSKDVIKWFIEDIAHDKEINHSIKKKNILFFAGQFMPNGITTSFLNLVNNIDSKQYNIALVISPNAIEKDQANLEQFERLPKHIKVIGHVGRMNRTIEEGWVEIKFNQQSTFTNAEMHTVFEKLYTKEFMRVFGRAVFESVIEFSGYSQFWSAVFSNAPTNLVKRKVIYQHNDKFGEFTVRFPGLGRIFEMYKSMDGLISVSEQTRDLNLSNLVAHLNIPKDKFLYCDNLQNPTETLEKSNDIIDSSDELYFSSGKKTFITMGRLSPEKDHAKMISAFKKAIEHTPDIQLIILGDGPLKSELQQQIASLNLEKSVHLLGRRFNPFPLLKRADCFVLSSNHEGQPMVLFEAMILNKPIISTDIVGSRSAIEGRSGHLVENSAEGLAQGMHDFLEGKLAFNTFDLEDYQKNAINMFYEKVCGEKELTHVN from the coding sequence ATGAAAACCTCATTCTATCTATACAGCAGTATCGCCATGGCCAAACTCAAACGCTGGAAACATGCCGCCAAACTGATAGAACACTATCTCGATCGCCAAAACACCATCAGCGACAAAGACCTTTATCGCGCTGGCGTCTACTGCTTTAACGCGAAAAACTACAACGCCGCCGCCACGCACCTAGAAAAAGCCTACCAAATCAAGCCCACCGAAGTGCGCGCCTTGCTCTGGGCAGATGCCCTTAAGTTCGCCAAAAAAACCCACGCCGCTGAAAATGTCTGTCGCCAGTTTATTGAACTCAAGCCCAAAAGCTTTCTCACCATTTTTAAACTCGCCACACTCCTGCGCAAGCAAAAAAAATGGTGGCAAGAAATCGACACCTTGCAAAACGGCCTAGCCATTCAACCCAAGCGCCCGAAACGTTGGTACCAACTCGGTGAGGCGCTTGAAGCCATGAACCGCTTCCAACAAGCCGCTGAAGCCTATGGCGAAGCCATCGAAAGAAAAAAAGACACACCCCCAGCAGAATGGTACTATCGCCAAGGCTACTGCTATGCACAAGAAGGCCATGATGGACCACCCAATCCAGACGCCGCACACCGTGCCTATCAACAAGCCATCGAAGCCGACACCCAACATGTCGCACAGCGTTTTGGCATCGGTGTGTTTCACCAGGCGCGCGGCTATTGGCCACAAGCCGCTGAAGCTTATGCTCAACAGCTGAACACTAACCCCCAAGACCCCGAGCTCACCTACAAGCTCGGCATGGCACACGACCGCTGCTACAACTGGGCAAAAGCCGCCTTAAACTACCAGGTCGCCATAGACCTACAACAACAGCAATCCCTCGATCCCAATCCCTATTGGTTCTACCGACTCGGCTTTGTTTTCGAACGCCTGGGCGAAGGCTACCAAAGCCAAGCCATCGAAGCCTATCAGCGCGCCAATGCAACCAGCGAAGAGCACAGACCCTATTGGCACTATCGCATCGGCTATATCTTTAACCAACAAGGCCAATACCAACAAGCCGCCGAAGCTTTTCTGCAAACCAGAGAAACCCAAACCCTGCCACCGGAAGAAAGCACAGAAGCATCCGACCACCAGCAGCAAATCAACGAACTCGAAAAAGCCCTAGCGCAAGACACCACCGATCACCAGGCCTGGTACAAACTGGGCAACGCCTATGAGCGGATGCAAAACTGGCCGAAGGCGGCAGAAGCCTACCAGCATGCGCTAGACCGCCAAAATGACCATACACCGGAGTGGTATTATCGTTTGGGGTATGTGCTCACGCAGGCGGAAAGTTATCAAGCAGCAAGCGAAGCATTGCGTGAAACACGCATATTGCAAAAACCTTATGGTGTGCCAGAAGGTGCTTATGCTAGAGATGCTGGTTTCAAATTGGCCTCAGATTTTACCGAATACTATGAGGCACTAGAGTTAAAGCCAGATACCATACTATTCGAAAGCTTTAATGGTGTCAGCATGAGCTGCAACCCTTATGCTATCTTCGTTGCAATGCAGAATGATCCAGCTTACACAAATTGGAAATACATCTGGGTTGTAAACGACACTAATCCACCACCAAAAGAATACAAGAAACAAAAAAATATAGTGTTTGTAAAAAAAGATTCAGACCTGTATTTAAGGTATTTAGCTAAGTGCAGTTATCTTGTTAACAACAGCACCTACCCACCTTATTTTATAAGGAAAGAAGGGCAGAAGTATCTTAATACATGGCACGGTACGCCTTGGAAAACCTTAGGCAAAGATATTAAAAACAATTTCATGGAGCATAAAAACACCCAAAGAAATTTCTTGCATGCGACGCACATCTTGAGCCCTAACACACACACAACCTGGGTACTTAGAGAGCGTTACGACATCGAAGGCCTTTATACAGGAAAGTTTGCAGAAACTGGCTATCCGAGAATAGACCTTACGTTGAATATGGACGAGTCAAGAAAAACAAGCTTACAAGAAAAACTTGGTTTAGATCCTAACAAAAAAACAATTCTTTACGCGCCTACATGGCGCGGCACGCTTGGCAGCGTCGAGCTTGAAGTGGAAAAGCTAATCAATGAAATCAACGCCCTAAAGCATCCTGATATAAACCTTTTATTCAGAGGGCATTACTTTGTCGAATCCGCTGCCTATGAAAATGATCTAGGTAATTTAGTGGTCCCGCAAGAAGTAAATACCAATGAACTGCTCGGCATTATTGATGTTTTGGTGACCGACTATTCCAGTATTGCATTTGACTTTATGGTCACAGGTAAACCTATAATCTATTACCTAGAAGATTACGAACAATACAAGCAAGAGCGTGGGCTATATTTTGAAGCGGATAAACTTCCTGGTGAAGTTGCCTATGATATTAAAGAGCTAAAAAACCGGGTTCAGGCTCAACTAACAACAAACGAGAAGCATGCAAATTATCCGCAGGCGCAGCAAGACTTTACGCCTAATGAAACAGGCAGAGTTTCAAAGGATGTGATCAAATGGTTTATTGAAGACATAGCTCACGATAAAGAGATTAACCATTCGATTAAAAAGAAAAACATACTATTTTTTGCTGGTCAGTTTATGCCCAATGGCATTACCACATCCTTCTTAAACCTTGTTAACAATATTGACAGCAAACAATACAATATCGCCCTTGTCATTAGCCCTAATGCTATAGAAAAAGACCAAGCTAATCTTGAACAGTTCGAACGCTTACCAAAGCATATTAAGGTTATTGGCCATGTTGGGCGAATGAACAGAACAATTGAAGAAGGGTGGGTTGAAATCAAGTTCAATCAACAATCTACGTTTACAAACGCAGAGATGCACACAGTTTTCGAAAAACTTTACACCAAGGAGTTCATGCGCGTTTTTGGTAGGGCTGTATTTGAATCTGTTATCGAATTCAGCGGCTACAGTCAGTTCTGGTCTGCTGTTTTTAGCAACGCGCCAACTAACCTGGTAAAACGAAAAGTGATCTATCAACATAATGACAAGTTTGGTGAGTTTACAGTTAGATTTCCAGGACTCGGCAGGATTTTTGAAATGTATAAAAGCATGGATGGGTTGATATCCGTTTCTGAGCAAACGAGAGATCTGAATTTGTCTAATTTGGTGGCGCATCTCAATATACCCAAAGATAAATTTTTATATTGCGATAATTTGCAAAACCCAACGGAAACCCTGGAAAAATCGAATGACATCATAGATTCCAGTGACGAACTTTATTTCTCTTCTGGCAAAAAAACATTTATTACCATGGGGCGTTTATCCCCAGAAAAAGATCATGCGAAAATGATCAGTGCATTTAAAAAAGCAATCGAACACACACCAGATATACAATTAATAATATTGGGTGACGGGCCTCTAAAGAGCGAGTTACAGCAACAGATAGCATCACTTAACTTAGAAAAAAGCGTACACCTGTTAGGCAGAAGGTTTAACCCTTTCCCACTTTTAAAGCGTGCGGATTGTTTTGTTTTATCTTCAAACCACGAAGGGCAGCCGATGGTGCTTTTTGAAGCGATGATACTCAACAAACCGATTATCTCGACAGATATTGTCGGTTCACGAAGTGCAATAGAGGGGCGTTCTGGTCATCTGGTTGAAAATTCGGCAGAAGGGCTTGCACAGGGCATGCACGACTTTTTGGAGGGCAAGTTAGCGTTCAATACATTCGACTTAGAAGATTACCAAAAAAATGCCATCAATATGTTTTACGAAAAAGTTTGCGGCGAAAAGGAATTAACACATGTTAACTAA
- a CDS encoding adenylyltransferase/cytidyltransferase family protein → MKKIGYTTGVYDLFHIGHLNLLKRAKLECDYLIVGVTTDELCEQRKGKKPIIPFFERMEIVEHIKFVDEVVPQVNMDKFEAWQNLKFDRMFVGDDWKGTEKWNQLEKQFAEVNVEIIYFSYTTHTSSTKLREILDKI, encoded by the coding sequence ATGAAAAAAATTGGCTATACAACAGGCGTTTACGATTTATTTCACATCGGACACTTAAACCTTTTGAAAAGAGCAAAGCTAGAATGTGACTATCTCATCGTCGGTGTGACTACCGACGAACTTTGTGAACAAAGAAAGGGCAAGAAGCCAATCATTCCATTTTTTGAAAGAATGGAGATTGTCGAGCACATAAAATTCGTAGATGAAGTGGTGCCACAAGTCAATATGGATAAATTTGAAGCCTGGCAAAACTTAAAGTTTGATCGCATGTTTGTCGGCGACGATTGGAAAGGAACCGAAAAATGGAACCAACTCGAAAAACAGTTTGCCGAGGTCAATGTAGAAATAATATATTTCTCATACACCACGCACACATCAAGCACTAAGCTTAGAGAAATTCTTGATAAGATTTAA
- a CDS encoding LicD family protein gives MKISLIPLIFIAILFAKIRFWKVALGLMKGYLKFDKQPQSKHYYRTSIYAKKAEELDYAIDMIKKALAHNPRKKSYLIKLKALLKQKKITKYELNLVLKELSKLAVPRRKRQYIKRDFFESAINPAASFTIKDWNSFDIKLFIKKTGTRYQLKFKLVGDESHMLNDAAQLLVNETQVASMPIKSSVGNNGQKEHTFYFYLSEELLKSLPSLGLTAIQLNGQRLNLNSWLESLVEAKTNKNIQQALEQGYLLNKKGRLVKPKNENQYWINSTLEHYTRARKIFNQEFGLDLYVVGGTLLGFARSGGVIGFDKDFDSGYISKYSDVNKIHDEYKHIILTLLKLGEDIRLVTKVGKKIRSDYFMWFDHTGHHIDIFPAAFIDGFYKRPTFVDTKLTPEDFYPMRKESFHGHSILVPKNYTKKVESVYGANWKTPDPFWKKIKSPAIIEYRKTLMLTPQDLLEIADYSEREGEFIKQAILSGGYQVQY, from the coding sequence ATGAAAATATCACTTATCCCATTGATTTTTATCGCAATACTTTTTGCAAAGATACGTTTTTGGAAGGTCGCGCTAGGTCTTATGAAAGGCTACCTGAAGTTTGATAAACAGCCCCAATCGAAACATTATTATCGCACTTCGATATATGCTAAAAAAGCTGAAGAACTTGATTATGCAATAGATATGATCAAAAAGGCACTAGCGCACAACCCGAGAAAAAAATCATACCTCATCAAGTTGAAAGCTTTATTGAAGCAAAAAAAAATAACAAAGTATGAATTAAATCTCGTTTTAAAAGAATTGAGCAAGTTGGCTGTACCGCGTAGAAAGCGCCAGTATATAAAAAGAGACTTCTTTGAAAGTGCAATAAACCCCGCCGCTTCTTTTACCATAAAAGACTGGAATAGCTTTGACATTAAGCTTTTTATTAAAAAAACCGGTACGCGTTATCAATTAAAATTTAAATTGGTTGGCGATGAAAGTCATATGTTAAATGACGCTGCTCAACTTTTGGTAAATGAAACCCAAGTTGCCAGCATGCCCATAAAGTCTTCAGTGGGCAATAACGGCCAGAAAGAGCATACTTTCTACTTTTATTTATCTGAAGAACTACTTAAGTCACTTCCGAGTTTAGGTTTGACGGCTATCCAATTAAACGGCCAACGATTAAACCTTAACTCATGGCTCGAAAGTTTAGTAGAAGCTAAAACCAATAAAAATATCCAACAGGCTTTAGAGCAAGGTTATCTTCTAAACAAAAAAGGACGGTTAGTAAAACCGAAGAATGAAAATCAGTACTGGATTAACTCAACCCTAGAGCACTACACCAGAGCAAGAAAAATATTCAACCAAGAATTCGGCTTGGATTTATATGTTGTGGGCGGCACTTTGCTTGGCTTTGCCAGATCGGGGGGAGTGATCGGTTTTGATAAAGACTTTGATTCTGGATATATTTCAAAATATTCTGATGTAAATAAAATTCATGATGAATACAAGCATATTATCCTTACGCTACTTAAATTAGGTGAAGATATTAGGCTCGTCACCAAAGTCGGTAAGAAAATCCGCAGCGACTACTTCATGTGGTTTGATCATACAGGGCACCACATAGATATTTTTCCAGCCGCGTTTATTGATGGGTTTTATAAAAGACCGACATTCGTAGATACAAAACTAACCCCTGAAGACTTTTATCCAATGAGAAAAGAAAGTTTCCACGGACACAGCATTCTTGTACCCAAAAACTACACCAAAAAAGTTGAATCAGTTTATGGAGCAAACTGGAAAACACCAGACCCTTTTTGGAAGAAAATTAAGAGTCCAGCAATAATCGAATATAGAAAAACCCTCATGTTGACACCTCAGGATTTATTAGAAATAGCAGACTACTCTGAGCGAGAAGGGGAATTTATCAAACAAGCCATACTTAGTGGCGGATACCAAGTACAGTACTAG
- a CDS encoding glycosyltransferase family protein, which translates to MKKTIRKIIKKIQKTFSNKKKISHIYFLIRAGRNYSQVQKQTFNIIQNKMPKGSYTTIKEVDFIKKKKKTIKNGLSFDMFIRASGDVLMSHGVADKNYLTMRDENGECYINRRKHVLVPGPWLKNKLLNHPKITLNENQIHCVGWPRLDELIDLQNKYKSNQKPTEKVKVLWAPTHDRRKRGKEGLSTSSYPEFDQWTELLEDKFDYTKSLHPRNKVLDKKPTVDALIEADYVISDFGTIVYEAWALGKPVIFPNWLIGQRIKKNLKGSAEAYIFENKIGLHANSIQEVVDFIELKKEIGDDVKQFMESYLPEDLNGQSANTINELFLKGCVE; encoded by the coding sequence ATGAAAAAAACAATACGAAAAATAATAAAAAAAATACAAAAAACATTTTCGAATAAAAAAAAGATATCCCATATCTATTTTTTAATTAGAGCTGGGCGAAACTATAGTCAGGTACAAAAACAAACATTTAATATCATACAAAATAAGATGCCGAAAGGGTCTTATACAACAATTAAAGAAGTCGACTTTATAAAGAAAAAAAAGAAAACCATAAAAAATGGTTTAAGTTTTGATATGTTTATTCGTGCAAGTGGTGATGTGCTTATGTCGCATGGTGTAGCAGACAAAAACTACCTCACAATGCGAGATGAGAATGGAGAATGTTACATCAATAGGCGCAAACATGTCCTGGTGCCTGGACCATGGTTAAAGAATAAACTACTTAATCACCCAAAAATAACGCTAAACGAAAATCAAATTCACTGTGTGGGTTGGCCAAGGCTTGACGAGCTTATTGATTTGCAAAATAAATACAAATCAAATCAAAAGCCAACGGAAAAAGTTAAAGTGCTCTGGGCACCAACCCATGATAGACGAAAGCGAGGAAAAGAAGGTTTATCAACATCCTCCTATCCTGAGTTTGATCAATGGACAGAGTTGTTAGAAGATAAGTTCGATTACACAAAATCTTTACACCCGAGAAACAAGGTTCTAGATAAAAAACCAACCGTTGATGCGCTAATCGAGGCCGACTATGTAATATCAGACTTTGGCACCATCGTGTATGAGGCTTGGGCGCTTGGGAAACCCGTCATTTTCCCTAATTGGTTAATAGGGCAAAGAATTAAAAAAAACCTAAAAGGTAGTGCCGAGGCTTATATTTTTGAAAATAAAATTGGATTACATGCTAATTCTATCCAAGAGGTTGTTGATTTTATTGAGTTGAAAAAAGAAATTGGCGATGATGTGAAGCAATTTATGGAATCTTATCTACCCGAAGACTTAAATGGCCAAAGTGCTAACACTATAAATGAATTGTTTTTAAAAGGTTGTGTCGAATAA
- a CDS encoding CDP-glycerol glycerophosphotransferase family protein: MYLQDTISFWQLLPVILAIGLQNAIALYPLVERAAVPVEHMIHTKAFLPRFIKRIPQILILTPILLFIDLMLSYVFVLTAILLTSYYFAYLALRLIQRKQLKGESLKLLKKTNPKVAIYISGLEGVAYQVNQWLPVLEKMAIPAIIIVREKSIYKGMKPTPIPTFYARAQIDVETLISNAPTLKTVLYPANTMKNVQALRFYHLNHYFINHGESDKAVNQSKLLMAYDKLLVGGPLAEKRLREAGLPIRDGQIEHVGRPQAELFLEQIEQPQPIKTLLYAPTWEGFVDNVNYSSINELGYDMVKTIINTQKYKLIFKPHPYTGRKQAKNAQYLKRILQLCKENNVDIHLPDSSAELHDLMNQSDALITDISSVLNEYLITNKPIILCNTKHYPLEEMNQEFPSTQAAYVLNDGKEIDKLLTTIDQQDTMQAIRYAIRTASLCDFKDSAFDQFTRVIKLDLAE; encoded by the coding sequence GTGTACCTCCAAGATACGATCAGCTTTTGGCAGTTGCTTCCAGTCATTTTGGCGATAGGCTTGCAAAACGCGATTGCGCTCTATCCGCTCGTCGAGCGTGCAGCGGTGCCTGTTGAGCACATGATCCATACCAAGGCTTTTTTACCGCGCTTTATAAAACGCATTCCACAGATTTTAATCCTAACCCCCATACTCTTATTTATTGACCTAATGTTAAGCTATGTGTTTGTCCTAACAGCCATCCTACTTACCAGTTATTATTTTGCCTACCTGGCGCTGCGTCTAATCCAACGCAAACAACTAAAAGGTGAATCACTTAAACTGCTAAAAAAGACCAATCCAAAGGTCGCCATTTATATTTCAGGTTTAGAAGGCGTCGCTTACCAAGTCAATCAATGGCTGCCCGTTTTAGAGAAAATGGCGATTCCCGCCATTATTATCGTGCGAGAAAAATCCATCTATAAAGGTATGAAGCCAACCCCTATACCAACCTTCTATGCAAGAGCACAGATTGATGTAGAAACACTTATCAGCAATGCACCAACCCTAAAAACCGTTTTATACCCAGCTAACACCATGAAAAACGTACAAGCGCTGCGTTTTTATCATCTAAACCACTACTTTATAAACCATGGCGAAAGTGACAAAGCCGTAAACCAAAGCAAACTACTCATGGCTTACGACAAGCTGCTGGTTGGTGGTCCACTCGCCGAAAAACGCCTAAGAGAAGCAGGCCTGCCAATTAGAGACGGCCAAATAGAACATGTTGGCAGACCACAAGCCGAGCTTTTCCTAGAGCAAATTGAACAACCACAACCGATAAAAACACTACTCTATGCTCCGACCTGGGAAGGCTTTGTTGACAACGTCAACTACAGCTCAATTAATGAACTGGGTTACGACATGGTTAAAACAATCATTAACACCCAAAAATACAAACTCATTTTCAAACCCCATCCCTACACCGGCAGAAAACAAGCTAAAAACGCGCAATACCTAAAGCGAATCCTACAGCTCTGTAAAGAAAATAACGTGGATATCCATCTACCGGATTCCTCAGCGGAATTGCACGACCTAATGAACCAAAGTGATGCATTAATTACCGATATTTCAAGCGTATTAAACGAATACCTCATCACCAATAAACCCATTATCCTATGCAATACAAAACACTACCCACTTGAAGAAATGAACCAAGAGTTCCCCTCAACCCAAGCCGCTTATGTGCTCAATGACGGGAAAGAAATTGACAAGCTGTTAACCACAATAGATCAACAAGACACCATGCAAGCAATACGCTATGCAATAAGAACCGCATCTTTATGTGATTTTAAAGATAGTGCATTTGACCAGTTTACTCGTGTAATTAAATTAGACCTTGCAGAGTGA
- a CDS encoding LicD family protein: protein MKLQKSYKLVEFLNKPHSRFFKYGLSVVGYVGAVSVTGSHQLAKILRADFIDNELKTAFRRAGWMLAKGWLRKEIINDPFFNFTEGLSADQLKSVETFLEKHKHKYPQTIFISDQLFITAAVIHLMIEKGASQQLTEKITAFYRLADQLLEDLAQKQSEIPVPDKKLKQRPDDFCEHKATQALQDFAKLLPNNQFTWYVVSGTLLGLHREGAFLKHDYDIDLGINYTPELYQAITKLIDTSHFVVSKLDHYSEVIKNDQGQYQLKKRPAIIKLIHPNGISIDLFIHHQDGDLLWHGSSIHRWENKHYELELRDLAGIKVLAPQNADQYLTENYGDWRTPVKAFDCSTGTPNLVIAKNFLSLALFLKRLAVFSDTNPLEYEKLRKTLNQQAIIKNNTLNKEMF, encoded by the coding sequence TTGAAACTTCAAAAAAGTTACAAGTTGGTAGAGTTTCTAAACAAACCCCATTCACGGTTTTTTAAATACGGCTTATCTGTCGTTGGTTATGTGGGTGCTGTATCAGTAACCGGCTCGCATCAACTTGCAAAAATATTGCGAGCAGATTTTATTGACAATGAACTAAAAACCGCTTTTCGGCGTGCCGGATGGATGCTTGCCAAAGGTTGGCTACGCAAAGAAATTATTAATGATCCCTTTTTCAACTTCACAGAAGGGTTAAGCGCTGATCAGCTTAAATCAGTAGAAACCTTTCTGGAAAAGCACAAACACAAATACCCGCAGACAATCTTCATATCGGATCAGCTCTTTATAACAGCCGCCGTCATACATTTGATGATCGAAAAAGGGGCAAGCCAACAGCTGACTGAAAAAATAACCGCTTTTTATAGGCTAGCGGATCAGCTGCTCGAAGATCTAGCACAAAAACAATCAGAAATTCCTGTACCTGACAAAAAACTAAAACAGCGTCCTGACGATTTCTGTGAACATAAAGCCACGCAAGCTCTCCAAGATTTTGCAAAACTCTTGCCGAATAACCAATTTACCTGGTATGTCGTATCAGGCACCTTGCTAGGTCTACATCGTGAAGGTGCTTTTCTAAAACACGACTATGACATAGATCTTGGCATCAACTACACACCAGAACTATACCAAGCCATCACAAAGTTAATAGACACCTCCCATTTTGTCGTCAGCAAATTAGACCACTACAGCGAAGTCATTAAAAATGATCAAGGTCAATATCAACTCAAAAAAAGACCTGCAATTATCAAACTTATTCACCCAAATGGTATAAGTATAGACCTGTTTATTCACCATCAAGATGGCGATCTGCTCTGGCACGGCTCCAGTATTCACCGATGGGAAAATAAACACTATGAACTTGAGCTAAGAGACCTAGCCGGGATAAAAGTGCTAGCACCCCAAAATGCCGACCAATACCTAACAGAAAACTACGGTGATTGGCGAACGCCTGTAAAGGCTTTTGACTGCAGTACCGGAACCCCAAATCTAGTGATAGCAAAAAACTTTTTATCGCTCGCGTTATTCCTAAAAAGGTTGGCCGTTTTTTCCGACACCAACCCACTCGAATATGAAAAATTAAGAAAAACTCTAAACCAGCAAGCCATTATTAAAAACAATACGCTGAATAAAGAGATGTTTTAA
- a CDS encoding O-antigen ligase family protein: MDQKMLGLAQLQQSNLLKVFFLSFSFWIILLPGPLSFESLFLALGILAIAIYRQPLKDLKKLPWQWFLVAIVFFVALTILPIPFHQPMGDKSWMVIQRRLATILVIVYVFILFWQLRFNEHQIWVSLIIGTGAIAFYLGYEIWHLDNLSEIAKTRFGTTFTNPLRFGIYSILMAVVLMGGYIWAFKTGLWAVIFLTLALFVALSGAVMSQTRSAWLGFPEAVLGWSLFYLYYLKRNNKLSLKQILLGIVTATVLLGSAVVFNYSTIEQRVMQGKVDVENYFNGTRAGSIGQRFVMWEAAWLGFKQEPWRGIGIENARDFVTKTSRQIMQERFNENRALDFGHRHNQFIEEAYTRGIFAFLGLLATMGYLFWYFIVQIRQNKKRAQTDITQLSPWPVMGLLVTIAYFLAMQPEAILNLSAGIAHFIFLMTFLIVMSRNREGKVQ; encoded by the coding sequence ATGGATCAAAAAATGCTGGGGTTAGCGCAATTACAACAATCCAATTTACTGAAAGTTTTTTTTCTCAGTTTTTCTTTTTGGATTATTTTGTTACCAGGCCCGCTTTCATTTGAAAGTTTATTTCTCGCGCTTGGCATATTGGCAATTGCCATTTATCGACAACCGCTTAAAGACTTAAAAAAACTGCCTTGGCAGTGGTTTTTGGTAGCAATAGTTTTTTTTGTTGCCTTAACCATTTTGCCGATACCATTTCATCAACCCATGGGCGATAAAAGTTGGATGGTCATTCAGCGCAGGCTAGCCACGATTCTGGTGATAGTTTATGTATTTATTTTATTTTGGCAGTTACGCTTTAATGAACACCAAATATGGGTATCACTTATTATTGGTACGGGTGCAATTGCCTTCTATTTAGGTTATGAAATCTGGCACTTAGATAACCTAAGTGAGATCGCTAAAACACGATTTGGCACTACCTTCACTAATCCATTGCGCTTTGGTATTTACAGTATTTTAATGGCTGTTGTATTAATGGGTGGTTATATTTGGGCATTTAAAACCGGGTTATGGGCGGTAATCTTTTTAACCCTCGCGTTATTTGTTGCACTTTCAGGTGCGGTCATGTCGCAAACACGTTCGGCCTGGCTAGGTTTTCCTGAGGCCGTGTTGGGCTGGAGTTTATTTTACCTTTATTACCTAAAGCGAAATAATAAACTGTCATTAAAGCAAATTTTGCTGGGTATTGTTACAGCCACGGTTTTATTGGGCTCAGCTGTTGTATTTAACTACAGCACTATTGAGCAACGGGTTATGCAAGGAAAGGTTGATGTGGAAAATTACTTTAACGGTACGCGTGCGGGTAGCATTGGGCAACGCTTTGTTATGTGGGAGGCCGCATGGCTTGGCTTTAAGCAAGAACCTTGGCGCGGTATTGGCATTGAAAACGCAAGAGATTTTGTTACAAAAACATCAAGACAGATTATGCAAGAACGATTTAATGAAAATAGGGCACTGGATTTTGGTCACCGCCATAACCAGTTTATTGAAGAAGCTTATACACGAGGTATCTTTGCGTTTTTAGGTTTACTGGCAACGATGGGTTACCTTTTTTGGTATTTTATCGTGCAGATAAGACAAAATAAAAAGCGGGCACAAACCGATATAACGCAGCTTTCTCCATGGCCTGTTATGGGTTTATTAGTCACTATCGCCTATTTCTTGGCAATGCAACCAGAAGCGATCCTCAATTTGAGTGCGGGCATAGCCCATTTTATATTTTTGATGACATTTTTAATTGTCATGTCTCGTAACCGTGAGGGAAAGGTCCAATAG